TCCAGAAATTCACTGGATCATGAGAGATTTCTATAAAGAATTCTATGGCAAGAAAATACATAACCAAGAAGAATGGCTACATTTGTAGAAACAAGAAATCAATAaagactgaatcagaaagaaTTACAAAATCTGAACAGTCAAAATGAGTTAAgatattgaatcagtaattacAAAACTCTGAACACAGAAAACCCCAGCACCAGATCTCTTCACTGataaattctatcaaatatttaaggaatacTTAATGCCAGTCCTTGAAaaacttttccagaaaaaaattacaggtgGGAGAGAACACTTCAAAATTGATTCTTCAAAGCCAGTATATGGAGATACCAAGTAGATAAGGACATTGCAAGTAAAGGAAGGTATACGCCAATATCGAGAAtgaatatagattaaaaaattctcaGCACAATGTCTGCTAGCTAAATTCTAGAACACATTAATAGTAATATATACCATGACCCAGTGTAATTTACCTGTAAGATGCAAGGAAATTTCAACATGCTGAAAtcaataaatgaaatacattgcattaacagaatgaaagataaaataagtTGATCATCTCAATAGCTGTAGGAAGAGAATTTGACAAGATACAAAATCCCTTTAAGATAAAAAACCTGACCATGTTGGGTATATAGAAGGaatatttttcaacaaaataaaggccacatatgacaaacccAAATCTAACATTGTAGTGAATagtgaaaatttgaaatatttttctctaggaTCAGGAAAAGGCAAGGGTTCCCACTCTCACACTTCCAGTCGACGTAGTACTAAAAGTCCCAGCTTAGAGCATCCAGgtaagataaagaaattaaagacatccaaatgagaaaggaagaagtaaaattttcatttttttgcagaTGATACGATTTTTTTGTATGGAAAATCCCAAAGAGTCAACCAAAAGCTTTAACTaatgaacaaattctgtaaagttgcaggatataacaTAAATTCAACATACAGAAGTCAGTTGCTTTTCTCTCTATTAATAAcgaaatatatgaaaaattatttcattcaacatagcatgaaaaacaataaaataactgGAAATAATTTTAGCCAATGAAGTGAAAAATCTATACAGTAATAATTACAAGACTTTGTTGAAAGATgtgaagaaaacacacacaaaaagaaagtcATCcagtgttcatggatcagaagaattaatattgctacactatccacactacccaaagccaAAGGCCTCACACCTACCAATTCCAAAGTATTACTACAAAGTTGTAGTATTTAACAGTGTGGTACTGCcctaaaaatagagaaatagatcgacaaatgaaacagaatacagaGTCCCGAATTAAATGCCTGCATATATAGTCAACTAATATTCAACAAGGGAGGGAACACCACCCACTGGGGAAATGGtagtctcttcttttcttctaagaaaactggataagcacatggaaaaaaaatgatgagacCCCTATTTTAGAcctctcaaaaaattaaatcgGAATGGATCAAAGACAAGATCAGGTATCATAATGTTCCTCAGTAATTTTCTGAGAACCTCATAATTAATGGAAAAGTTAGTAGTTTGAAGGAATAATTAACAGAAAAGTTAGTAGTTTGAAAGTTAGTAGTTTGCAGACATTCTCTTGCATTCATCTCTTGTTttgcaacttaataacaacagCTACTATTACTAATATCATTATATTACTATTCATCTTTCtatttgtccttctttctctggTCCTTTCTCTCCTACTAACACTGACTTGCTTGAAAGGAGAATGGGGATATCTTTGAAAAATGGAGTTAGATAtaattttcactgattttatttcagCCTTTGGACGCTGTGACAGTTTACCACTGAATACCAAAACAATTTGTAAACAAATGAGATATTGTGTTTGACAGTTGAAAAAGATATGTTTCATTTTTCCACTAATAAGGAGTAATCAAAAAGGATCTCCTAAGAGATCACAAAATAGTTTGCTAAAGATTGCTTGCTTCCTATTTATATCTTGAATCAATTTAAAACAGCATGTCAATTTAAAACAGATTAGCTTCTTGCTTTCCTTCATAAGGAATAGTATCTTATAAACTGAAGAGAATTTTTGTAATTTGAAACTATGGGTAGTTTTTGTATTTAAGTGGTAGAAATTATTTGGTCGTTACTGTTAGTGTGCAGAATTAATGTGCTTATATACGCAGTGTACATTTTCTGTCTGCTCATTCTGTCAGCAGCTACAATGTTGAGACCCGTGTTCCTTAAGGGAGCTGTACTGAGGTTTTCTGTATGCTTAGTTTAGGCAGAAAACACCTGTTCTAATAGACTAATTTATATCTTTCATGCTGTAAGATGTAAAACTCCAGGATTTTAGATGAGGAATGGTTTAAACGCTGTTGTGGAAGCAAGGAAGTGTTGGATTTGGTGCAGAAGTTGTTGGggcattcatttgtatttttgagGAAGGGTCCCTGGTGAAGAGCCTCAACCCTTATAAAAAGTTTTTAGCTTGTAATCTTGCTCATCTGATTGcccaaaacatgaaaaaattctcaacatttaagatttttaacttaagtgtattaaattatattttatttaaattcagtttttaataaatttagtATATGCTGTTATTaaattttttgattaaaaatcttttaaaatttgcttttcaaGCACTCCATGTGCTATCTTCTCTCTAGGACTTTGCTAGAGCATATAGGTGTATTGGAAAATCAGTTCCTACTCAATTACAATTTAGATCCAGGTGGCTGGCACATGTTGGATTATTGATAGTGTAATAgtaacaaaataacaataaagacaATAGTTAATGTTTATTCTGGATCAGTATGTGCCAGACATTTTGGATGTTTCATGTGTACTAACAACTTTTTTCCCAACTACAACTGTATGAGATTCGTACTGTTATTATGAGTCAGTATGGTCATGTCTGTATGAATATTGTAGTCTAGTTTTCCATCATTGTTGCCTGTATCTCTCAGCAAACCTGTGAAATGGTCTCCCTTTCTACTCTTACCCCTTCATAACCCAACCCAGTGACTACatcctgtgtttttctttaaatgtgattGTACCTCTCCCTTTCTTAACACTCTTAATTTTTTCCCGAATGCCCCTATTAGATGCTTCACACTCCTTAGAATGTCTGTCTCCAGCTTAATTCTCCAGCACCATCTGTCTCTTTACTCAGCCTCTTCCTGTTCAGACTAAACTTGGACTTCTTGGGAACTGTCACTAACTACTCTCCCTGGCTGTCTTTTGTATCTTCCTCCACCCCTGACCTACCCCGTCTGCTTATTCCtgcacatgttcagatctgaccTTAATTATCAAAGAATCAGAGATACTTTCTATGAATTCTGTGAATGTTTCCTTAGCATTGTGGTCTTCCCTTATTATAACACTCTTTACACAATGTTTACGACTTGCCTGTATTCTGTCTTTCCAGTAGACTGTCAGGTGGCAGAAACTGTGTTTATATCATTCCTCTGCATATGAGCACTCACTTCTGGTATAGGCGAGtccctttataattatttttatgactgatgCTTTATTATGTGTTGAATAATGAAGGCTgtaatttaaaatagtataaGTCCTCCAGGTGTCCCAATTTATGCTGTAATGGTAATGAATTTCACATACTTGTGCTAGTATAGAAATAAGAGTTTCTAATTGACAAGTCACTTCATCCGGCTTCCCAATTTCTCTGTTGTATAAACCATTGTAAATAAAGACTGCATAAGTATTCCCCTGAAAATGCaaagtaaggaaaacaaaataaataggaaCATGTTACCATAGGCAAAGGTTTAGCAGGTCTGCAGTGGAGGCCTCCTACAAATTCAAAATTTGGTAGCAATGGGTGAGGGAATTCAAAATCCCAAAAGGTTCGAATGAGCCACATGTCAGCTTTCCCAATTGTCTCAAATAATGTAGTGGGTcttcctgaaaggaaaaaacaaagacaaaaagaacaaatGTTCGATCAAATGAGAATATTGCCATGTGTATATATTAAGCAATATTTGAAATGGAGCTTGGAATGATGTAGTCAAAGATGTCTGAAAGTGGCTGTTCTTtgataaagcaaatatatttctttgtgaCTCTACTATACTATACTATAATGTGGAAACTGAGCTACACAAGTAGAAACAATTTCTAAATGCCACCTAGTTACCTATGCTACAAATATGGGCATAGCTCTTAagtctacatttttttaagaagacattTTAGTCacctttttaaagttaaaaaaagtttagTAAGATGGATACTTAGTTTCTTGGAGATGTCTTAGGTGCTTCAATTTATGGTTTATGACTCCTGGAGTGTCCTGCGCTAGTAATGGGCCTTACCCCATGAATTAATGTTTCCATAATTATTATGAAATTGATGAAACAttttatactttcattttatcatttcacttataaaacccaaatttctgtgatgttttatttatatgatttcatCTTCAAAGTCATTAGAAAAGTTAGGACTTTATGCCACCAACTGAAAACATGACTTACCTAGTacttcactgtaaaactgattccACTTCTTCTCATTAAATGTCTGGAACCAAAAGTCAAAGTAAAGTACGTACATCATATTTTTCACCCTCTCCATGAATGTCATTTGATCACCTAATTCTGACATGATAACCGGTACGTAGGATGGTGGGAGTGGAAGTTTTCCACCATACTTCTCCAGTAAAAAGCCCGGAGAGAAGCGGAGACTGTACACTAATGGGATTTGAAGTATCTCAGCCAGCAGCTCACCACAGGGCCCAATGGCATCTGCAAGAACGACGTCAAACCTTGATTCATGTAGTTTTGTCATAAGTTTCTTGTTCGAAACAAGATCTTTACAGCCTGTGATAAGAAtatcagaaaattccaaaaacGTACTTTGCACTGTTGAAAAGTAAGTCCAAAATGAATCTTTTGCAAAATTAATCCATTTTTCAAGCAAATGCttgaaaatatacttaaaattatctttagtTAAAAGTGTTGGAAAAATCTCAAATTTAATAGAAGATTGTGTATTGGGATTAATAAAAATGGAAGCTGAAGATATCAGGACAGTCACCTCATGACCCCTCGTGATAAGTTCATCCAGAATTGTATTCATATTAATCCAATGACTATATTCCACTGGCCACACGAGCACCTTCCCACAACTCCCAGAGCTAAAGTAGCAGttcagctgcagcagcagcaaaaGTGAGAGCCATTTCATGGACATCTTGTTCACATgcaaaacttttgaaaatttctcTATCCTTTTGCTATTGCTCATGCTTATATCCAAGGAGAAATCAATCAAGAAGTTAAAGTATAACTCCTACACTAAAGAAGTTAAATTATAACTCCTACACCTTAAGTAAACACATTTTATGAGTAGTCAGCAGCCATGGAAATCAAGTGAAAGGGCAAAATGTAGAAAAATCCACGATTGTACAGTTTGTTTTATATTGTGTTGTCAGTGTTAACACCCCTCTAAAAGTCGATGACTTTACAACCTGCAAATCAACTGTATTATGTAAGTAATAAGACTAATGTAAAGCAATAGGAAGTGAGGGGCTCTCGTGTCTGCAGGCTCCTTGACACAAAATTAGAGATACGGTGACATCAGCACAATGGAGGGTTAGGAGGTCCCAACACTTTAAGAcccacaaaaacaacaaaaacaataaatgaataaCTACAAACTGGTGTTAAGTTATTTCGGGGAAAATGTCTGGACTACAATGAAGCAGCAGCAGAATCCCTGCAGATTACAAAACTGAGGATGGCCACGTAGAAAAGCACAGGAAAGACTTTACCTACCTCGCCTCATGCCCTGGTTCAGAGCAGCCTGTCACAGCAGAGATGCCCTGGAGGCATTTCACCCCCTGGGGAAGAAGAGACCAGGAGGACCCCAGCAAGCCTCTCCACCCTAGGTGTTTGTGGCCTTTGACACAGAGGACTTCCAAGATCTTTACCAACACGGATTCCAGCTGACAGAGCTGCCCAGAGTCCCTGCTTCTGTGTCTTTCCTGAGGCTGGAAATGTAGCTGTGGTGTGACCTGACCCTTGGGGCCCCGTCCCTCCTGTAACCTGCTCTCCCTGATGGAGTTGCCACCGGGCCTTGCCATTTGTGTGACTGGAGCTGCTGCTGTGCACCGAGCCCCAGGTTCCGAGTCAGGGCGGGTTCCTGCCATAAATGTGGCCCTGCTGCTACTGCTTCGGACCTCACCCTGGATTCCTACTTGTGGCTCTGACTGGCCACTCCCTAGgctgagctgctgctgctgtacGCACCTTCCGTGAGTCCTGAGTCAGGGCTTTAAGCTCTCATTGCTGGGGCCGCAGGGCTGCGCTCTGCTCCTCACCCTGGGTCTTCAGCCAGCGCTCTGCCCCACCGTTACCAGGGCCACACCGCTGCTGgtctgcaccccaccccctggGTCCTGACAGGGGGCTTTAACAGGCCATCACTGAGAACAGGTGCTGATGCTCTGTGACGCCCCTGGGGCCAGAATTGGAACTTTGACCCAGTACATCTCCGGGCTCTACTGCTATAGGACCATGCCCTCCTGGGCCTCAGCCACTGCTGCAGTCCCCCTCCCCAAATGTATTAACTCTGTGTCTTATGCCTACAGTACAACTGTATGCATGGTTTACCTgcttgctttttatatttattgagagaagaaaggagaagaaatgtaCACTTAATACTGTTTTGTATAATTACTTAATTGTCTTCACCCGTGCTCTGGTTTATCCTGGTAAGTAGAACTGCAGTCTGTGTTTACTTTCTTGAGCACGAAGATCTTCCTTCAGTTTTTCCTGTAAGGCAGATTTCCCACCAATGAATTCTATTTTGGTGGAGTGTGGGACAGAGGAATATCTGTATTTTGCTCTCTTTCTTGAAAGCAGTTTTGTTTGATAGAGAATTTTTGGTTGATAGGTTtgtagcactttgaatatgtcatcccaCAGTCATAGAGCTTCCATTGTTTCTgatgttttaaaagcagtatCTTACTAGAGTTTGATTGTATGGATGAATATTCTCTTAGTGCTTCGAGATTTTCTGTCTTTAGTTTTTGACATTTCActagtgtctgtgtgtgcctgtgctcTTTTTCTCTTACTTGGAATTGATTGAACAATTGGGATGTGTAGATCAATTTAGTTCATCatatttggtttgttttcaggaagtttttaaataatattttctttgttcctctttcttttgGCACTCCCATTTTGTGTATGTTGGTGTTCTTAATTTTGTGCCAGCATCTCTAAGCCTCTCCagttgtttcattcttttttctctctcttatttggATTATATTATCTTTTGATCTATTTTCaagtttgcaggtttttcatcAACTCCTACAAATTGACTGTTGACcgcctctagtgaatttttcatttcagatactgTAATTTTCAACTCCACAATTTCCATTTGTTAGTTTTGTTAAATACAGTTTCTGTTTATAGATGCTCTTAGATGGGATGTTGTTATTATACCTTTCTTCATTAAGCGTGGTTTCCTGATAGTAGGTTGTATGCTTCCAgggatttgtccattttttctgatttgttcAATTTGTTAGAATATCATGACTCACAATAGACTCTTacaatcatttaaattttttaatttaatttctcattttatttatttatttgaaggttTTGTCTTCTTGGTAACGTCCTTTGAGTCACTGAACCCACTTACAATAGATAAATTGAAATTTTTCCCTTACAGCCAACCATTTGTTCCTCCCACAGGCAGTTTCTATGGCCTGCTGTTTTTCTCATGTAGGtcacattttcctatttctttttatgtcttgtgaaatttttcttaaagacagTAACATTTAGATAATCGAGTGTAGCCACCCTGGATGCTGGTTCTCTCCAGTACTATGTATTGTTAGTGTAGTTTGTTTAGCGACCAAATGGACTATTTTAGTGAAGTTTGTTCCCCCTACAGTGTAAAGCCTCTGATGTGTCTACTTGGAAGGGGTTGCCGCAGGCATCTTCCCATCTCCTGGGCTGCCAGTGGTTTTAGTAGGGCACTCCTTTT
The nucleotide sequence above comes from Camelus dromedarius isolate mCamDro1 chromosome 1, mCamDro1.pat, whole genome shotgun sequence. Encoded proteins:
- the LOC105101503 gene encoding UDP-glucuronosyltransferase 2B31; the encoded protein is MSMKWLSLLLLLQLNCYFSSGSCGKVLVWPVEYSHWINMNTILDELITRGHEVTVLISSASIFINPNTQSSIKFEIFPTLLTKDNFKYIFKHLLEKWINFAKDSFWTYFSTVQSTFLEFSDILITGCKDLVSNKKLMTKLHESRFDVVLADAIGPCGELLAEILQIPLVYSLRFSPGFLLEKYGGKLPLPPSYVPVIMSELGDQMTFMERVKNMMYVLYFDFWFQTFNEKKWNQFYSEVLGRPTTLFETIGKADMWLIRTFWDFEFPHPLLPNFEFVGGLHCRPAKPLPMEMEEFVQSSGEDGIVVFTLGSIVTNITEERANMIASALAQIPQKVLWRFNGKKPDTLGPNTRLYKWIPQNDLLGHPKTKAFITHGGTNGIYEAIYHGIPMVGIPLFADQPDNIARMTVKGAAVRLDFSKMSTTDLLNALNQVINNPSYKQNAMRLSTIQHDQPIKPLDRAVFWIEFVMRHKGAKHLRPAAHDLTWCQYHSLDVTGFLLVCVAVALFVITKCCLFCCKKFPIPGKKEKRE